The following are encoded together in the Kwoniella europaea PYCC6329 chromosome 1, complete sequence genome:
- a CDS encoding phosphatidylglycerol/phosphatidylinositol transfer protein, with product MRITSLALLPLLATAASANLAADALGWAGELVSGGGKVFTTVKAGDVRTMDSWSYVDCGLATDAVQLKSIHVTPDPPVPGKNLTVEVEADVIEPIKEGAYADVTVKLGLIKLLQKQFDVCEEARNANATVQCPVSPGPYKVKQTVELPKEIPKAKFSVQVRGYTDEDEDMVCLDLFVDFMKRPGGGN from the exons ATGCGAATCACCTCCCTCGCTCTACTCCCTCTCCTCGCTACAGCTGCCTCGGCAAACTTGGCGGCCGATGCTCTCGGCTGGGCAGGTGAACTCGTATCAGGAGGTGGCAAAGTATTCACCACCGTCAAGGCTGGGGACGTAAGGACTATGGATAGTTGGAGTTATGTTGATTGTG GCCTCGCAACTGATGCAGT CCAACTCAAATCTATCCACGTTACTCCCGATCCACCTGTACCAGGAAAGAATCTCACTGTGGAAGTTGAAGCAGATGTGATCGAACCAATCAAG GAAGGTGCATATGCCGATGTTACTGTTAAGCTCGGTTTGATCAAGTTGTTGCAAAAGCAATTTGACGTTTGTGAGGAAGC TCGAAATGCCAACGCAACTGTTCAATGCCCAGTCTCACCAGGTCCATACAAGGTTAAACAAACCGTTGAATTACCCAAAGAGATTCCAAAGG CTAAATTCTCAGTCCAAGTTAGAGGTTAtaccgatgaagatgaagatatggtcTGTCTCGATCTTTTCGTTGATTTC ATGAAAAGACCGGGTGGTGGGAACTAA